One Rosa chinensis cultivar Old Blush chromosome 3, RchiOBHm-V2, whole genome shotgun sequence DNA window includes the following coding sequences:
- the LOC112194537 gene encoding putative fasciclin-like arabinogalactan protein 20 gives MALTLEAVSQSLVPKSPSLTIFAPPDFTFKRAGQPSLYLFQFHFAPLTLPLQTLKSLPAGTKILTLLSGSSLFITSPHSGTGISLNGVRVTTTTSRIYDDGFLIILGVKDFFNQNLMCESPPSNGTSTIGFLAASWFEGARGVMRSNGNRVMASFIDLQLMGFKNPPRLVWEIHLYVGPTYAELDRHVRS, from the exons ATGGCTCTCACTCTCGAGGCCGTCTCTCAGTCCCTCGTCCCCAAGTCGCCATCGCTCACAATCTTCGCTCCGCCGGACTTCACCTTCAAGAGGGCCGGCCAGCCCTCCCTCTATCTCTTCCAATTCCACTTCGCCCCTCTCACTCTCCCCctccaaaccctaaaatcgcTCCCCGCCGGCACCAAGATCCTGACTCTCCTCTCCGGCAGCTCCCTCTTTATCACCTCGCCTCATTCCGGCACCGGAATTTCTCTCAACGGCGTCAGGGTCACAACTACCACCTCGCGGATCTACGACGACGGGTTCCTGATCATTCTCGGAGTCAAGGACTTCTTCAACCAGAATCTGATGTGCGAGTCGCCTCCGTCGAACGGTACAAGCACGATTGGGTTTCTGGCGGCTTCTTGGTTTGAAGGAGCCAGAGGCGTGATGAGGTCCAATGGAAACAGAGTGATGGCTTCATTTATTGATCTGCAGCTCATGGGGTTCAAGAACCCTCCGA GGTTAGTTTGGGAAATTCACCTCTATGTGGGGCCCACCTATGCTGAGTTGGATCGCCACGTCCGTAGCTAA